GCCACGGCGCCGCCCGCGAGCGCGAGGGCCGGGCATGAGCGACGCGACGCGGACCGTGGTGATCGGGGCGGGGCTCGGCGGGCTCGCGGCGGCGATCCGCCTGCAGGCGCGCGGGCACCGGGTGACAGTGCTGGAGGCCACCGGCCAGCCCGGGGGGCGCGCCAGCGTCTTCCGGCACGACGGCTTCTCCTTCGACGCGGGGCCCACCGTCGTCACCGCGCCCTACCTGCTGCACGAGCTGTTCGCGCTGGCCGGGCGCGACTGGCGCGACTACTTCGAGCTGGTGCCGGTGGACCCGTTCTACCGGGTGGAGTTCGCGGACGGGTCGCGCTTCGACTACGTGGGCGACGAGGAGCGCATCCTCGCGCAGATCCGGGAGATGAGCCCGCGCGACGTGGACGGCTACCGCCGGCTGGCCGCGCACTCGGAGCGGATCTTCGACGTGGGCTACACGCGGCTGGCGGATGCGCCCTTCGACCGGCTCTCGGAGATGCTGCGCGTCGTCCCCGACATGGTCCGCCTGGGGAGCCACCGCACCGTGTACGGGATGGTCTCCCGCTACCTGCGCGACGAGCGGCTGCGGCAGGTCTTCACCTTCCAGCCGCTCCTGGTGGGCGGAAATCCCTTCAACACCACCTCCATCTACCTCCTGATCCACTGGCTGGAGCGGAAGTGGGGCGTCTGGTTCGCGAAGGGGGGGACCGCATCCATCGTGGCGGGGCTGGTGCGGCTGCTGGAGGAGATGGGCGCGGAGCTTCGCTGCGGCGCGCCGGTGGAGGAGATCGAGGTGCGCGACGGCCGCGCCCGCGCCGTGCGGCTGGAGGGCGGCGAGCGGATCCCCGCCGGCCTGGTGGTCGCCAACGGGGACCCGGTGCACGTCTACGGGAAGCTGGTGGACGCCCGGCACCGCCGCCGCCACACCGACCGCTCCCTGGCGCGGCGGCGCCTCTCGATGGGGCTCTTCGTGGCCTACTTCGGCACCCGGAAGACGTACCCGGAGCTGGCGCACCACACCATCCTGATGGGGCCGCGCTACCGCGGGCTGCTGGAGGACATCTTCAAGCGGAAGCGGCTGGCGGACGACTTCTCGCTCTACCTGCACGCCCCCACCCGCACGGATCCGTCGCTGGCGCCGCCGGGGCACGAGTGCTTCTACGTCCTCTCCCCCGTCCCGCACAACGACAGCGGGATCGACTGGGAGGCGGAGGGGCCGCGCTACCTGGAGCGGATCCTGGGGCACCTGGAGGAGCGCTGCCTCCCCGGGCTGCGCGAGAACCTGGTGACGTCGTTCCACGTCACGCCGCGCTACTTCGAGGAGCGGCTGCGCTCCGCGAAGGGGGCCGGGTTCGGGATCGAGCCGCGCCTCTCGCAGTCGGCGTACTTCCGCTTCCACAACCGCTCGGAGGACGTGGAGGGGCTGTACTTCGTGGGCGCGGGGACCCACCCCGGCGCGGGGATGCCCGGCGTCCTCTGCTCGGCCAAGGTCCTGGACCGCGTCCTCCGCGGCGAGCCCGCACGGCCGGCCGCGCCCGTGCCCGCGGTGCCCGCGTGAACGCCGCGGTCCGCGAGGCGAGCCGCGCGTCGC
The window above is part of the Longimicrobiaceae bacterium genome. Proteins encoded here:
- a CDS encoding phytoene desaturase — translated: MSDATRTVVIGAGLGGLAAAIRLQARGHRVTVLEATGQPGGRASVFRHDGFSFDAGPTVVTAPYLLHELFALAGRDWRDYFELVPVDPFYRVEFADGSRFDYVGDEERILAQIREMSPRDVDGYRRLAAHSERIFDVGYTRLADAPFDRLSEMLRVVPDMVRLGSHRTVYGMVSRYLRDERLRQVFTFQPLLVGGNPFNTTSIYLLIHWLERKWGVWFAKGGTASIVAGLVRLLEEMGAELRCGAPVEEIEVRDGRARAVRLEGGERIPAGLVVANGDPVHVYGKLVDARHRRRHTDRSLARRRLSMGLFVAYFGTRKTYPELAHHTILMGPRYRGLLEDIFKRKRLADDFSLYLHAPTRTDPSLAPPGHECFYVLSPVPHNDSGIDWEAEGPRYLERILGHLEERCLPGLRENLVTSFHVTPRYFEERLRSAKGAGFGIEPRLSQSAYFRFHNRSEDVEGLYFVGAGTHPGAGMPGVLCSAKVLDRVLRGEPARPAAPVPAVPA